The segment TTGGGATAAAATGAGAGCACAGAAGACAAAATAGGTACTTACCTAACttcagtttttgcacaaatagaataaagctaaaattaaaaggaaatttacTAACTGGGGGAAACGTCTTTGTATCCAGTTTCTCTAAGCGCTTGGTTACATTTCACAAGAAACAAAGTCTCAAATGTAACCGTTTTACTGATAGAAGAGCCCGTCTCAGGAGAAGAAACTCAGGCTACCTGCAGCCAGGACAAGATGCTCCAAACTGCCCTCCTCAGAGAAAGCGAGCTAAACCCCTGCCCCTCCGGGGTGACAAGCGGGGAGGGGGACACTTGAGGGGTTACAAGTGACTCGGGAGGGGTGCCCCTGGAGCCCCGCGCCTGCTGCCAGACCGAGGCACGGACCGGATGAGGCCCGAGGAGGAGAGGGCCCTGCGGGGCGCAGGTACAGAGAGCGGCCCCTCGGCCGGGGAGTGCCGCAAGGAAAGAAGACAGACGCGGCTTCTGGGGCGGCCGAGGGGTGCCCGTGGGGGGGGACGGGACGGTGTAGGGATGTGCCGGGGTGGGCAGGCCGCAGCCCAGCCCCCCCCCCTCCGCTGGGCCCACTCACCGAAGCTGCGGTTGTGGTCCCTGAAGGGCACGCAGGACGCGCACAGGATGGTGGCCTTGGCCGTCACTCTGCCCACCACTTCCAGGATCCCGGAAACCTCCTCCTGGAGCTGCCGAAGCGAACGAGGCCCTGCCTAAGCCGCGCGCCCCTGGGGCCTCCTCCCGCCCCCCAGCGCCCCCCAGCGCCCCGAGGTAGGGCGCATACCCGATGCCAGCCCCGCAGGCAGCCATCACGGGGGCAGTGCCCGCTCCGTGCCAGGCCGAGCAGGGGGCGCTCCTCTGTCTGCGCCCATCACGCCCGGCAGCCCCCTCCTCCCGCCGCGCCCCGGCGCTCACCGGCTCCGCCAGCTCCACCGTCACCGGCTTGCCTTCTCCATCCGACAGGACCAAAGACTTCCCGCTGGGGTGGATCTGAAGGAGGGGGAGCCCTGTCAGACGGCCCGGCAGGGGGCCACGCCGGGACCCCCCCCCCGGCCCGCATCCATGCCTGCCTGGCTGCCTCCGCTCCCCCCCAGTCTGGGCACGGGTCCCCCACATCTCGAGGCTCGCTCGCCCCGGGCGGGGGGGTGTCTCTAGGCCGCACGTGGGCTCCCCACACCCCTGGGGGCTGTGCGCTCCCCGCACAGTAGGGGGCCCCGCCCCTCCACACCTTCTCCAGCCGCCCCACGAAGCACACGGGCCGGTCGATGAAGTGCGCCACCTGCGCGGCTCCGATCCGCGTCCGCGGCAGCTCCAGCAGCTCCGCCATGGCGGGAAAGGGTGCCCTGGCCCGGCCCGGGGGCGGGACTTCCGGTTGCCGCGCCCACTCGGCCCGCCCCTTCCCGGAAGTTGGCCCCGCCTCCCCGCAGCCCGCCGGAAGTCGGCGTCGGTTTCCTGGTGACGACCGGCGTTCCGGAAGTGCCTGGGCTACCAGTgccgggagggagggagggggcgggACAGGGTCGCGCCCCGGAAGTAGCCCTGAGGGAAGGAGGCGGGACCGCGGTGGGGCCAGGTACTGAGGGCGGGGCGAGCGGGGCGCGGGCGCGGGTGACAGTGACATTGCGTGGGAGACCGTGAGTGTGGGGCCAGCGGGAAGGAAGTTCAGAGGTCACGGGGAGGGAGGAGGGCGTGGGCGGGTCGGGCCAGTCCGTCGGGGGCGTGGAGGGGGCGCACAGCCCCCTGGGAACGTGACCTCCCCGAGACTTCCGGGAGGGGGTCGCGGCCCCTCGGCCCCGGCCCGGGGCGAGCTGGGGTCCTCCCCCCACGGGCTCTTCTTCGGCCTCCACAGGGGGTCCTTGGAGGGGCAGCCGAGGGGCTCGGTCACGGTGGGGGCGCCCCTGctggtggggaaactgaggcaggcggtAGCAGAGCGGGGAGGGGGCCTCAGAGAGGGTCTGCGTCCGTGCGTGTGGGTCtgtctgtgtgcgtgtctgtgcGCGTGTCTGCTCTGACTCCCCCTGGGACGAGGAATGGGGGCGGGGTGCCCCTTGACCCCCGGAATTGAGGAGGGAGGACAGTTAGGATCCCCCAAACCCAGGAGGGAATACACGTCggtgtgcccagcactgtgccaagcactttccGGGCACAGCCAGCCTGGGAGGGAGGTGCAGGGTTACCCCCGTTGTACACGTGAGGAAGCCGAGgccaagtgacttggccagggtcaccccGGGAGAAAGCAGGTGAGGCCCCTCCCCCGGAGCCCCCACACTGTGGTTTTGGGGGACAGTGAAGTCCACGGGTACTTAGGAAGCCCTTGCCCCAAGCTGGGGAAGACAAACGCCTTTCCAGAGGGGAAACAGCGCCCCTGGGGGCCGAAAACCCCGGGGGAGGGCTCGAAGCTGGGGTCTTAGTGGGGCCGCCCCTTTTGAACAACACCCCCAGAAGCTCGGGGTGCCCCGGGCAGAGCCTGGGTGAAGAGGCGTGCCCGATTAGTGCCAGGCTTACTAAGCGTACAGAAGGAAAGGTGGCCCTGGGGGCTGAGAGGAGCTTGCCTGCCAACGCCCGCTTCCCCCCAGACCCGTTTGTTCGGCCGGTCCCTGTTCTCCCCCTGATGCTCCTCTGGGCCTTAGGCCCCACTGCCCCCTCCTGCCCCCTCCCTGTGGCCGCCTTCGATCTTGTGTTTGTCCCCCAGACTGTGTGTGTGGCTATGTGATGAGTCTGTGTTTGAGAGGGGGAATGTGTACGCACATGTGTGAACATGCTAGTACATCATGTGAGCATGagcgtgtatgtgtgtaggggAACCCGTGTGAGCATGTGAGTGTGGGCCTGCGAGAGGGCGAATGTGTGTGTCAGCGTGTGTGCGCCCTTCCCCCCTGGCAAGGGCCGGGGTGCGAGTGCCCCAGTGAAGACTTGGGCCTCCCTTTGTACTAGAGGCATCTGAGCTTTGTCTTTAGGGTGCGATTCTGCATTTGGTCACAGGCTACCATGGGGAAGGTTGCGCAGTGCAGGGGTTTCGGTAAGGTCTCACGCGGCACCCGTCCCTCTTGTGCTTTTCAGTTTCTCGGGCCTGGAACGAGACGCCGCTGACCATGTTCCATTTCTTCCGAAAGCCCTCTGAGCCCAAGAAGGCACCGGTGCCGGAGAGGGAAGCTGATGGATTCGTCCTTTTGGGTGAGGCCAGGTGCAGGTCCTCCTGTCCTTAAAGGGATCTCTGGGAAGCCAAGAGCAAGAGTGGGGCAGAGATTCAAATGGGGAACAGGAAGGAAAGCTGCTTGAAATGCTCCATTAGACAGTCCCTAGAGTGATGCAAACCAGAGGCTGCTCCTCTGGACCCCtgatcctaaatgcactgatgGGTCATAATGAATCACCAGATCGTTACGGCTAAGGGCCTGCTATGCACCAGGCATTGTGTTGTGTGTGGGGATGCAGGTCCAAAGAACAAAACAGTTCCGATGGAGAGATGACAGATTCGTCTGAAAATATGACGACAGTGATCACGATGACTGCTCACATTGAGAGAGCACCTACTGcgtaccaggctctgtgctgagCATTTTAGAAAGGGGATCTCGTGTGGTCTTCACCGCCACAGGGAGGGAGGTGCCAGTattctgtccccattttacagatgagactgcTGAGGTGCACAAGTGTTAACCCACTGGTCAGCGTCTGAGTGTGGACTGGACTCAGTCATCCTACTTTCAGTGGGAGCAGAGGGAGGGCATGGATATGAGGTTCATAAATACAAAGGTTTACAAATAAGAGGGAATTTTGGAGTGAAAGCCCCAGCATTGGGGGCGGGGGGTCACAAGAGGCTCTGGGTGGATAAGGGCGATTGATAGAATCCATAGAATCCACAGGGGTCAGAACGGGAGGGactttccaggcatggaggagggCAGTGTGGTGGTGCTCAGACAGGAGACAGGACCATGTGTACTTATAGAAAGGGGGAGGCCACTGTACTTG is part of the Notamacropus eugenii isolate mMacEug1 chromosome 3, mMacEug1.pri_v2, whole genome shotgun sequence genome and harbors:
- the RPA3 gene encoding replication protein A 14 kDa subunit, which produces MSLSPAPAPRSPRPQYLAPPRSRLLPSGLLPGRDPVPPPPSLPALVAQALPERRSSPGNRRRLPAGCGEAGPTSGKGRAEWARQPEVPPPGRARAPFPAMAELLELPRTRIGAAQVAHFIDRPVCFVGRLEKIHPSGKSLVLSDGEGKPVTVELAEPLQEEVSGILEVVGRVTAKATILCASCVPFRDHNRSFDLQLYSDALKIIHEFPQYYPFGATQQD